CAACTTCTGACTGTAGGATTtccgtaatttttttttttaattttagatatatcTTTTCTGTAactatgatatttttctggttgttgcttcaactttttttaggtGTAAATTCTAGATACTCAtctaataacattttaacagaGTTAACTACTCAGAACTCTCTCAAAACGTCATGCACTCGAGTGCATGACGTTTTGAGAGAGTTGGGTGCTTTTTAGACTAAGAAGCACCAAACTCTCTCAAAATGTCATTATGTCAGAATCAAGAATTTATACTAAGAATCTTAGTttagtttttctatatttagatgttattaaaatataactaaacaaaaaaatatcgcAAACGAACTAGGCACTTATATATGTACGTAAATGATGTGCATGTATAATATACGAATGATGTATCATTTATATGTAATGTATATGCATAAAGCATTATATGCATATTGTATGTAttaatatatgtgtgtgttggtgtttgtgtgtgtgtgtgtgtgttatgcATGTGATGtaccatattttatttattatataaactataatttaattCAAGATTTAGTTCAAAtgtagtttaattttataaaataaatacaatacataatattgtttacaatagttctcttaaaaattttaaacatactCTTAAAGTTTAGCCcacattaaatttgtttatataataattattaattagttttctcTCATTGATTCATTACTGTTTTATCTTTAGATGGAACTGCACTacgaaaatttaaattacttgtGCAGGACTTGTGCAAAATGGATTGGAAAAAGACAATATAGTTTGACTAATAATCTTAAAACTATAATAGAGCAAGTGTTTCTTGTTAAATTTGAAGAAATAGAGAACAtttatccaaaaaatatttgccaCAAGTGTTATTGCACTATTAATAATGCAAACAAAAGAAGAACAACAACTTCTTTATCTCTGTATACTAACTGGCAACCACATAGCATAAACTGTGCCACATGTCAGATGGCTGAAAATGTGCGGCATGGTACAGTTTTCACACGTtcactttgaaaaaaatctaaactcataaaaaaaatatatatatcttgtaaatacaaaaaatgttggaCAATTGCAATGTTTAactcaataaaagaaaatatattacctatacataatttaaacataGGTATTGATATATCAGAACTACAAAATGAATTGAATCCTTTTTTAGAGCTCTGTTTATGttgtaaatgtaataaaataccACAAATGCCTGTTACATTGAAAAGCTgtgaacatttattttgttttttatgtcttGTGgaagaaatgaaaaataaatatattgatgaGACTTTCTGCCCaaagtgcaataaaaaaatttatattgatgatatgGTGACcagtaaaaaaactaattctcTTCTTCAGATGTTAACTCTTGTATGTAATTTATGCAAGCaaaaatttaatgcattaaaaGAGTATGAAATATTCAAAACTCATAAAAGCTTATGTCATAACGAATTACTGTTATCAACATCATTACTGACTTCATcaagtaattcaaaaaaaagtataaatgatatctttgaaataaataaagacaGTGATATTCCCCAAGAGCTAGAAGAAGCAGCCCTTCAtattattaagcaaaaaatggcaaaaagtggacaaaaaacaattgaatttaAAAGTGGAGGACCTCGAGTAAGTCTTTATAAAGATGTCTTTATAAAgataaacatttgaaaatttattttttataaataaatattttcgtGTTTTATTTCTACTTTTCAGCCAATGGTTTTTACTCATGCACCAAAAGCTTATGTCAATAGTGCTCAGGCAGCACAATCAACATTAAGATTGCGTAATACAAATAATGCAAAGCATTTTGAGACTTTAGCAGGCAATTTAAACGATGCAGTTGCAAATCAAACAAGTAAATTGCTAAATTCATTATCACAAGACACAAGGCACTCCATACTAGATAATGCAGGACTAAACCACTCTGAAATAAGTGCAAGTGTGATGGTTGCAATGAAAACTGATATGGGAGTACCATgggaaaaacttaaaattatgtctaggtaaatatatatattttttccttgAACAACTTGTTTCACCATCAGAAGGTTCATCAGGAAAGTAGCTTTCTGATGAACTTACTGATGGTGCAacaagttgttgaaaaaaaaaaaatcaaactttttttacactgtgtttcatctaTTAAGACAAtagatgaaacacagtgtaataAGACTTATCTATTAAGACACATCAGAATTCATTTCTGATGTGTCTTAATAGATAAGTCTAATTGATGATACACAGtgtgaaaaaagtttgaaaagtgattttctactaatttatatatatatatatatatatatatatacatatatatatatatatatatatatatatatatatatatatatatatatatatatatatatatattgtttttacagGTGGCTTAAGACTTAATATATGCATCAAATGCGTCACAAAGAGTAGTTGCTGATAATTGGTCAGGCAATGAAGTTGTTGTTGAAAATGCtcctttcttttttgaaaaagatgagaAAGATAAGTTAGAAATTAAGGAAGTTCCTTGGGGTTATATTTCTGATTTACCCAAACATATATTTAGACATCTAGAAGAGTTAGAGAAGTAAGATATTTTAGAATTACagaaagataataaataatcatattatatatatatatatatatattatatatatattatgtatattatatatatatatatatatatatatatatatatatatatatatatatatatatatatatatatatatatatatatatatatatatatatatatatatatatatatatataacttatagtttttcaGTATTACTTAACTTTTCAGtccattataatttttttttctagttgcAATGATCTTGTGAatcataattttattcaaaataaagaaattcacATCAAAATTGGAGGAGATTATGGTGGTGGAAGTTTCAAGATGAGCTACCAGATAGTTAATACCATAAATCCAAATAGTTCTGAaaatactattgtttttaacatatttgaatCAAAAGACCTCAGAGCTAATATTAAAGTAGCCATGGCaagatttgaaaaacaaatagaaGCGCtacaaataatgaaatataagtatgttaataaattatgtatatatatatatatatatatatacatatatatatatatatatatatatatatatatatatatatatatatatatatatatatatatatatatatatatatgtatatatatatatatatatatatactgtaaattttacatgttatatatatatatatatatatatatatatatatatatatatatatatatttaatgtttgtgTACATACTTATAGGGATAATAGTATCAGAGTATTTATTTTTGGAGATTATGAATTCCTTTGTTCACTGTATGGAATTTCCGGAGCCTCAGGTGAGCAGTTTCATTacttttatcttaatttttttaattatgtatttcAGGACAGGGTTTCAAgacaaaataaacttaagttGGGTAGGTCTTTAGAATTGCCCAGGAGGCTGATAATGTCTGACCACTAAATCCTGCTTTGTTCATTCACCTCACCAAAATAGGATAAGTATTTAATAGTTGGTAGTTTTTTAGGTAAACATTGTTGTTTATTCTGTTACGCAACCACAAATGAAATGAaggtttgcaaaaaagaaagaacagGCATAGAATCTCGTACCTTGGAAAATCTGCAAGCTGATTTTGAAAGATTTATGAAAGATGGTGGCATTAAGAAAAAGgccaagttttataataatgttatagCAGAGCCTATCCTGAGAATACCTTTAAACCAggttagtttttgttttacattttgttaatatttaatcCATAGTTATTTCCCATAGAATCACATtgactatatttaaataatatatttattttgttctcTGCATAATTAGGTGTCTTTACCAAGTCTGCATATTGCTCTTGGTGTTTAtctcaagttttttaacatgtttgaGGAAGAAGCCCATGAAGTGGACATTATGATGGcagcatcattaaaaaataaaaattgtcttttatctcaaccgtatcaagactatattttaaaacaacaaaaaattttgaatctaAAAAGGTGCATTGATAAACTAGATGACCAAATCCAGCTGGTTAATGATACTGTAGCTATAGCCATATTGAATAATGAAGATTGTGTAGAAAATATTCAGTCACTTTACATCCCTCAACTCAATTTGCTAAACgaaacaaaaatggaaaaagtaaaaattgttataaaatttaataaatataactttgtgaaaataagattgttttatgttatttttgacaTGCggataaaaaacatgtttttttaggtTAGAGAGTGTAATGGTTTGGAAAACGAACTGATTTTTAAGAAAAGTGAGGGACCATGCATTCAACAGATTGAGTTGATTTTGCAAAAACTCAAGGTACAGCGACAAGCATATCATGGGAAAAGTTTTATAGGAAACCATGTACATAAAATGCTAAAAGTAAATATGTGCTATATgttttacatataatattttatatttttatatataatatatatttaataattattataataataatgatgatgacgGTGATAGTGCTGATGATAAAATAATAGTGATAATTATAAGCTGAAAGTACCAAGTAATGTATCATTTGtgtattttcagaaaaaatctaTATTAGAGCTTTGTAATTCTGTTCCGCTTCTTGTTTATAACAATGGATTGTCTGGAACAACTGTTCATGAAAAATCAGTTGAAATCAGTAGCAAGTATAAACAACTTTTCAATAAGCTTTCCAATTGTTATAGCATACTTTCTTCAAAAAGTACTATGACAATAATTGAATTAACACAACTAGGTATGTTTTATGtaatagttttgtaaataaaatagttactattaaataattattttgtatttgtttaacATTGTAGTGCCTCTTTACTGCTTGTTTTATTGTATTGCATTAAATTTTTCTCACATAAACGTAAAAATctaattatgtaataattaatagctatattttaaattttatggtaTAGTTGACAACTATAAACTAAATTGCAAAAAcctaaacaataaattatataataagaataaagacataatataatgtaattttttttcttctgcttAACCATTTGATAACTGTGTTTTTGTATACAGAAACATATGTTGATgatttaatgcaattttatcaTGCCAAATGGCCTCAGGGTTCAGTGCCACCTAAGTTGCACATGATGGAAGATCATGCGATACCATTCTTACAAAAATGGGGTGCTGGCTTTGAATTCTATGGTGAACAAGGAGGTGAATCAATTCATCATGAGTTCAACAAATTAAAGATTATATATCAATCTATTCCTTCACCAACAATGCGATTAAAAAGCATCCTTAAATCGCACCATCTAAAAACTAATCCTAAAAATAGAGCGCTGagacctaaaatttaaaaaaaaaaaaggaaatgatATCtgtgttacattttaaaaattatatgccaataaaaaaaaagtcaaaaaagaaaatgtaaataatttaaaattgatatttatttttgactttatataaaaaataaagttttatttatttcagaaaacttttttatttgaattatttttatgtatatatagcaaatataaaaagttgaaaaaagaaaatataaataatttaaaagaggtatttatttataactttatataaagaaagaattttttacattgcagaaagctatatttttaagaaatgacACCTGTCATTTCTTATGGGTATTATTCTTGtttttatcaacataaaaaaaaaaattatattttgttaaaatagttaCTAATAAGAGGATATAAAGTAATAggattaaatgtaaatatgctACAAATAATTTAAGCAAGGTAGTTatgttagtttttaaataaatgtaacaaatttataatcattcaaaatttcttaaactaaaaagttgAGTAATATGAGAATATTATGTAtccaaaatagtaaaaattttcaaataattatatcCATTGTGTATATTGCTAATAAACACCATAAAAGTATAAGGTAATTCAA
This genomic interval from Hydra vulgaris chromosome 01, alternate assembly HydraT2T_AEP contains the following:
- the LOC136075538 gene encoding uncharacterized protein LOC136075538 produces the protein MFNSIKENILPIHNLNIGIDISELQNELNPFLELCLCCKCNKIPQMPVTLKSCEHLFCFLCLVEEMKNKYIDETFCPKCNKKIYIDDMVTSKKTNSLLQMLTLVCNLCKQKFNALKEYEIFKTHKSLCHNELLLSTSLLTSSSNSKKSINDIFEINKDSDIPQELEEAALHIIKQKMAKSGQKTIEFKSGGPRPMVFTHAPKAYVNSAQAAQSTLRLRNTNNAKHFETLAGNLNDAVANQTSKLLNSLSQDTRHSILDNAGLNHSEISASVMVAMKTDMGVPWEKLKIMSRDNSIRVFIFGDYEFLCSLYGISGASGKHCCLFCYATTNEMKVCKKERTGIESRTLENLQADFERFMKDGGIKKKAKFYNNVIAEPILRIPLNQVSLPSLHIALGVYLKFFNMFEEEAHEVDIMMAASLKNKNCLLSQPYQDYILKQQKILNLKRCIDKLDDQIQLVNDTVAIAILNNEDCVENIQSLYIPQLNLLNETKMEKVRECNGLENELIFKKSEGPCIQQIELILQKLKVQRQAYHGKSFIGNHVHKMLKKKSILELCNSVPLLVYNNGLSGTTVHEKSVEISSKYKQLFNKLSNCYSILSSKSTMTIIELTQLETYVDDLMQFYHAKWPQGSVPPKLHMMEDHAIPFLQKWGAGFEFYGEQGGESIHHEFNKLKIIYQSIPSPTMRLKSILKSHHLKTNPKNRALRPKI